The following coding sequences lie in one Cloeon dipterum chromosome 1, ieCloDipt1.1, whole genome shotgun sequence genomic window:
- the DCX-EMAP gene encoding echinoderm microtubule-associated protein-like CG42247 isoform X3 — translation MAKPMIAVGHGNWRSNKKSMNSSVPNAGAKGSSGRIIRIVNGHDHSVQCRVLLNLRTTQPFEEVLDDLGQVLKMGGAKRMFTLGGQEVRSFSQLRNEYAEVDTFYLNNSSRRSRTPSGGPTMTGSNMYLYDEYDPPPRKPALSARNPTRQRVLSEPDLRHSSMGNHDSSIDYDVTEVGSGKEPARVVIKGNKKVFFPPMHQKIFDPTPPDKRMQLSWVYGYRGFDSKKNLWVLPSGEIMYYVAAVAVLYDKDEESQRHYTGHTEDIVCMDLHPSREMVASGQKAGRNRKTQAHVRIWSPETLLTLYVFGMGEFSVEVSAVAFSQLNGGSYALAVDGGRERILSVWQWQWGHLLGKVATLQDELSGAQFHPLDDNLVITYGKSHLAFWTRRKDGFFERTDLIKPPSPTNIVCLQFEPDGDVVTADSDGFITIYSIDSEGSYFVRLEFEAHARGIGSLVMLSEGTLLSGGEKDRRLVAWDSMQNYKKIAETKLLESAGGIRTIYPQRPGRNDGNVYIGTIKNNILEGSLQRRFNQLVFGHHKLLVGLATHPDEEMFATAGQDKCIALWRRNGLIWSTQTQMECVSICFHPDGGVLAAGTGDGHLLVINSENGNPISRFRVCGSSLNCVAFSPIGDIIAIGSQNGSVYLFRVSRDGFSYKKYNKIKGNYPLACMDWSVDSNYLQTVTTEFDLIYWDVKTMTCGKSPTAMKDVKWFTQTCTLGYSMAGIWNNRFYPMRNTISTSHRSSNHDMLIVGDTDGHLRLFRYPCISPRAEYNEVKGQSNTLTTARFFSLDQSVVTVGGSDASLMLWDLVEE, via the exons TGATCGCAGTTGGCCACGGAAACTGGAGATCGAACAAGAAGAGCATGAACTCGTCGGTGCCCAACGCCGGCGCCAAGGGCAGCTCGGGCCGCATTATTCGCATCGTCAACGGACACGACCACAGTGTGCAG TGTCGAGTTTTGTTGAATCTGCGCACGACGCAGCCATTTGAAGAGGTGCTGGATGACCTGGGACAGGTGCTCAAGATGGGCGGCGCTAAGAGGATGTTCACCCTGGGCGGACAGGAA GTGCGAAGTTTTTCCCAGTTGCGAAACGAATATGCCGAGGTGGACACTTTCTATCTGAACAATTCCTCCCGACGCtcgcgaacgccgagcggcgGACCGACCATGACCGGCAGCAACATGTACCTTTACGACGAGTACGACCCTCCACCGCGCAAACCAGCCCTGTCGGCTCGCAACCCCACCAGGCAAAGGGTGCTCAGCGAGCCAGACCTTCGACACTCATCCATGGGAAACCACGATTCCTCAATCG ATTACGACGTGACTGAGGTGGGTTCGGGGAAGGAGCCGGCCAGGGTGGTGATCAAAGGCAACAAAAAGGTATTCTTCCCACCAATGCACCAGAAAATATTCGACCCGACTCCACCGGACAAGCGAATGCAGCTCAGTTGGGT TTACGGATACCGCGGCTTCGACtccaagaaaaatttgtgGGTCCTTCCGAGTGGCGAAATCATGTACTACGTGGCGGCCGTCGCCGTCCTCTACGACAAGGACGAGGAGTCGCAGCGCCACTACACCGGACACACTGAGGACATTGTCTG cATGGACCTGCACCCTTCGCGGGAAATGGTGGCGTCGGGACAAAAAGCGGGACGCAACCGGAAGACGCAGGCGCACGTTCGCATTTGGAGCCCAGAGACGCTGCTCACCCTGTACGTCTTCGGCATGGGCGAGTTCTCCGTCGAGGTGTCCGCGGTCGCTTTCTCGCAACTG AACGGCGGAAGCTACGCTTTGGCGGTCGACGGCGGCAGGGAGCGCATACTTTCCGTCTGGCAGTGGCAGTGGGGTCACTTACTCGGAAAAGTCGCG ACTTTGCAAGACGAGCTGTCCGGGGCGCAATTCCACCCGCTGGATGACAATCTGGTGATCACCTACGGCAAGAGCCACTTGGCCTTTTGGACGAGACGCAAGGACGGATTCTTCGAGCGAACAGACCTCATAAAACCA CCATCGCCAACCAACATCGTTTGCCTCCAATTCGAGCCGGACGGTGACGTCGTCACGGCCGACAGCGACGGATTTATCACAATTTATTCCATCGACAGCGAAGGGTCCTACTTTGTGCGCCTTGAGTTCGAG GCCCACGCGAGGGGGATCGGCTCGCTGGTCATGCTGTCCGAAGGCACTCTGCTGTCCGGAGGGGAGAAGGACAGGAGGCTGGTTGCCTGGGACAGCATGCAGAATTACAAGAAAATTGCCGAGACCAAG CTGCTCGAGAGTGCAGGTGGAATCCGGACGATCTACCCGCAGCGGCCGGGCAGGAACGACGGGAACGTGTACATCGGTACGATCAAGAACAATATTCTCGAGGGCTCGCTGCAAAGGCGGTTCAATCAG TTGGTATTCGGGCACCACAAATTGCTGGTGGGCCTGGCCACGCACCCCGACGAGGAAATGTTCGCCACGGCCGGCCAGGACAAGTGCATCGCCCTCTGGCGTAGAAATGGCCTCATCTGGAGCACGCAG aCGCAAATGGAGTGCGTGTCTATTTGCTTCCACCCTGATGGAGGCGTGTTGGCGGCCGGCACGGGCGACGGACACCTATTGGTCATCAACTCTGAGAATGGCAACCCCATCTCGCGATTCAGAGTCTGCGGATCGTCGCTAAACTGCGTCGCTTTCAGTCCAA TCGGGGACATAATCGCGATCGGCAGCCAGAACGGCAGCGTGTACCTGTTTCGGGTGAGCAGGGACGGCTTCTCGTACAAAAAGTACAACAAAATCAAGGGCAACTACCCGCTGGCGTGCATGGACTGGAGCGTGGACAGCAACTACCTGCAGACCGTGACCACCGAGTTTGACCTCATTTACT GGGACGTGAAGACGATGACGTGCGGAAAAAGTCCCACGGCCATGAAGGACGTCAAGTGGTTCACGCAGACCTGCACCCTCGGATACAGCATGGCCG GAATTTGGAACAACCGGTTCTACCCGATGCGGAACACGATTTCGACTAGCCACCGTTCAAGCAACCACGACATGCTAATCGTCGGCGACACCGACGGCCATCTCCGATTATTCAG GTACCCGTGCATTTCGCCGCGAGCAGAGTACAATGAGGTGAAGGGCCAGAGCAACACCCTGACGACGGCCCGCTTCTTCTCGCTGGACCAGAGCGTGGTGACCGTGGGCGGCAGTGACGCGTCCCTCATGCTGTGGGACTTGGTGGAAGAGTGA